A genomic region of Phenylobacterium parvum contains the following coding sequences:
- a CDS encoding TonB-dependent receptor plug domain-containing protein, producing the protein MLVSVLAVVSGLALADPQASQGPAPAPTPVPAPPAAEATAAAPATPPVQQGVISYPPSFFADVGPSTALEMVQRLPGFSFDRGAAVRGLSGSGGNVLIDGEPPVSKNDSLEEILRRIPVSSVQRIDVVRGSAPGIDMQGRTVIANVIRKSSSGVKGAFVWTMWPIGDGRFFYGPRAEMQLRQGQRLIELSFVLGKGPNDTAGDGDRIRVDANGNTLIRSNIDFDAQGARRWLVGAFETPFAGGRLRLNAAYIGGEADSEYYDDILFPSVYREYQYFSEDRAQSEMGLRWNRRAGANQVDVVAFQQWNKTDNYSRFDSPTLSRLFLNTKDISETVSRVNLRRTVSPSLNLEAGVEGALNTLDSATSLKINTTVIPLPAANVRVEEKRGEVFGLAAWRVSPKLALEFGVRQEASTVTSTGDVELEKSLAFTKPRLTATWAPIDDLQVRGRIEREVTQLNFDDFVANNSVTQTGAVVAGNPDLSPMQAWVAELAVERRFLKQGVAIVTVRRWELKDVIDRAPVYLGNLVADAPANIGDGWRNEIQFSLSAPLDRLGLKQATLKAQVSLRETEVTDPTTGDPRPISSLLTFGAPPPISAVRETEWELHYTQDLPKLKSTWGFDIIGPYIDHYYRLSEIETQKSEISILIFGEWKARPDISLRVELQSLAKDTARVRDVWSGPRNTAPLQYRDFRNLQYDGAIQFRLRKTFG; encoded by the coding sequence ATGCTTGTGTCCGTTCTCGCCGTGGTCTCCGGCCTGGCCCTCGCCGACCCTCAGGCATCCCAGGGCCCAGCCCCGGCCCCAACCCCGGTCCCGGCGCCGCCCGCTGCCGAAGCGACGGCCGCCGCCCCGGCGACGCCCCCCGTCCAGCAGGGTGTGATCTCCTATCCCCCGTCCTTCTTCGCCGACGTGGGCCCCTCCACCGCCCTGGAGATGGTCCAGCGCCTTCCCGGCTTCAGCTTCGACCGCGGCGCCGCGGTGCGGGGCCTGTCCGGTTCCGGCGGGAACGTCCTCATCGACGGTGAGCCTCCTGTCTCCAAGAATGACAGCCTTGAGGAGATCCTCCGACGCATCCCGGTCTCTTCGGTCCAGCGCATCGACGTCGTCCGCGGCAGCGCCCCAGGCATCGACATGCAGGGCCGCACGGTGATCGCCAACGTCATCCGCAAGTCTTCCTCCGGCGTGAAGGGAGCTTTTGTCTGGACCATGTGGCCCATCGGCGATGGCCGGTTTTTCTATGGCCCCAGGGCTGAGATGCAGCTGCGGCAGGGACAGCGCCTGATTGAGCTTTCGTTCGTCCTGGGCAAGGGCCCCAATGACACCGCGGGTGACGGCGACCGGATCCGGGTCGACGCGAACGGCAACACCCTCATCCGTTCGAACATCGACTTTGACGCCCAGGGGGCCCGCCGTTGGCTGGTCGGGGCCTTCGAGACGCCTTTCGCCGGCGGCCGCCTGCGGCTCAACGCCGCCTACATCGGCGGGGAGGCGGACAGCGAGTACTATGACGACATCCTGTTTCCTTCCGTCTACCGCGAGTACCAGTACTTTTCGGAGGATCGGGCCCAGAGCGAGATGGGGCTCCGCTGGAACCGGCGCGCCGGAGCGAACCAGGTCGACGTGGTCGCCTTCCAGCAGTGGAACAAGACGGACAACTACTCCCGCTTCGACAGCCCAACCCTTTCCCGGCTTTTCCTGAACACGAAGGACATCTCCGAGACGGTCTCCCGCGTGAACCTGCGCCGGACGGTCAGCCCTTCCCTGAATCTCGAGGCCGGAGTGGAGGGCGCCCTGAACACACTGGACTCGGCGACCAGCCTGAAGATCAACACTACGGTCATCCCGCTGCCGGCCGCCAATGTGCGGGTGGAGGAGAAGCGCGGCGAGGTGTTCGGGTTGGCGGCCTGGAGGGTCTCGCCTAAGCTGGCCCTCGAATTCGGCGTCCGCCAGGAGGCCTCCACCGTGACCTCGACCGGGGACGTGGAACTCGAGAAATCCCTGGCCTTCACCAAGCCCCGGCTGACGGCGACCTGGGCGCCGATTGACGACCTTCAGGTGAGGGGACGCATCGAGCGCGAGGTGACCCAGCTCAACTTCGACGACTTCGTCGCCAACAACAGCGTCACCCAGACTGGTGCGGTCGTCGCCGGAAACCCGGACCTTTCGCCCATGCAGGCCTGGGTGGCGGAACTGGCGGTGGAGCGCCGTTTCCTCAAGCAGGGGGTGGCGATCGTCACCGTGCGCCGGTGGGAACTGAAGGACGTGATCGACCGGGCGCCGGTCTACCTCGGCAACCTGGTCGCTGATGCTCCCGCCAACATCGGGGATGGCTGGCGCAATGAAATCCAGTTCAGCCTGAGCGCGCCCCTGGACCGTCTGGGCCTGAAGCAGGCCACCCTCAAGGCCCAGGTGTCCCTGCGCGAGACCGAGGTCACGGACCCCACGACCGGTGATCCACGGCCCATCTCATCCCTGCTGACCTTCGGCGCCCCGCCGCCCATCTCCGCGGTCCGCGAAACCGAGTGGGAGCTCCACTACACCCAGGACCTTCCGAAGCTGAAGTCCACCTGGGGTTTCGACATCATCGGGCCCTACATCGACCACTACTACAGGCTCTCGGAGATCGAGACCCAGAAAAGCGAGATCAGCATCCTGATCTTCGGGGAATGGAAGGCGCGTCCGGATATCTCACTTCGGGTGGAGCTCCAGTCCCTGGCCAAGGACACCGCCCGGGTCCGCGACGTCTGGTCGGGTCCGCGGAATACGGCGCCCCTGCAGTACAGGGACTTCCGCAACCTCCAGTACGACGGCGCCATCCAGTTCCGCCTGCGCAAGACCTTCGGCTGA